The genomic DNA CGGCTAACGAGTCCGCCGCGTGTGCCGGCAAGGTGGCGACCACGGCCTGGTGAGTAGGGCTCTCCTGAACAAATTCCGGGAGGCTTTTGATCTCTACCGCGAGGCCAAACCGTGTCGCTACGGCGCTGGCTTCGGCAGCTCGCTGCGCGTTTCGTACATATAGTACAACCGCATCTAAACCCATGTCGGCGGCAGCCGCTACAGCGGCCGTTGCGGTACCACCGGCTCCGAGAATCGCCATGGTGCCACCGCGCGATGGTTGATAACCGGCTTGCATCAAGGCCAGTCGGATTCCGTCGACGTCGGTGTTATATCCCCGGGTCTGTCCTGACTCGTCAAAAACCACCGTATTGAGTACACCAAGTCGTTCCACCCGCTCCGACAGCGTGGTCATATGAGGCACCAGAGCGTTTTTCAACGGCATCGTCACCGAGAAGCCCACCAGGCGTTGGGTCGATCCGTAACGTTGCGGCAGCGAGGCCATGAAGTCAGCCGCCTGATCGAGGGTGACCTCGATACGGTCGTAGTCGATGGGCAGGTCGAGGTGCTCATACAGTGCACGATGCATATCAGGTGATTTGGAATGGGCTATCGGCGAGCCCAATACTGCTGCGTGCATCGTTTCTGCCACAGTGGCCGACTGTCCCATCTATCCTCGCCCACAAATGGACGGGTTTTCATCACAATAAGCTCGATATTCGGCTTGATATTCGCGATGCTCTTCGTACGTGGTAGAGAAGTGCGTCTCACCGGTCTCGATATTGGTGGTGATCCAATAGTAATACTCGTTGTCTTCGGGGTCAGCTGCAGCGTCGAGGGCAGCGATCGAGGGGGCGCCAATCGGACCGGGCGGCAGGCCACGGTGGGCGTAGGTGTTGTACTCGTTGGACTCGTCTTGGCGGTCTTCGGAGCTAAACTGCAGCTGGCGGACGCCCATGCCGTAAATGACGGTAGCGTCGATTTGTAGATATCCTGCGGTTTCGGGGTTCGAGTTATCCAACCTATTTTCAATGATCCCGGCGACGGTTTCGAAATCTTCGGGCCGTGCTTCAGCTTCCAGAATTGACGCTACAGTGACCAGCTGATGCTGTTCGGTCGGGTCAGAGACCTCGAGTCGTTCGAATTCATCGAGTGTCGGTTCAATCATCTCTTGGAAGATTTCTTCGAGCGAAGCGTCTAAGGGGAAGTGATATTCCCCGACGGCAATGTAGCCTTCGAGTGTTTCAGCTTCGTCGGGTACTTCATAGTTCGCCGGATCCGCAGCCGCCTCTATTTCTTCGAGACTGTAATCGGTGCGGTCTTCCAAGGTGGCATAGACATCTTCGATGCGATGACCGGAGTTC from Enteractinococcus fodinae includes the following:
- a CDS encoding shikimate dehydrogenase, producing MAETMHAAVLGSPIAHSKSPDMHRALYEHLDLPIDYDRIEVTLDQAADFMASLPQRYGSTQRLVGFSVTMPLKNALVPHMTTLSERVERLGVLNTVVFDESGQTRGYNTDVDGIRLALMQAGYQPSRGGTMAILGAGGTATAAVAAAADMGLDAVVLYVRNAQRAAEASAVATRFGLAVEIKSLPEFVQESPTHQAVVATLPAHAADSLAEHLPHAPLPPLLEVIYDPWPTALAQAWRATGSAVASGMDMLLYQGVEQAKLFTHRLVDPECVDWQDATQRMAKALGLVKQ